One genomic window of Sodaliphilus pleomorphus includes the following:
- a CDS encoding IS4 family transposase, protein MKTTNSKGLVKVNQILPIMQEHFGQSMNLAHIKLMALLLHALCVVQTVSLHKLADAMPTAVDRDSNLRRLQRFFAKYVLDLDIIARMIFSLLPVKTGLVLSMDRTNWKFGEFNINILMLGITYKGIAFPLIFSLLPKRGNSSWKERRKIMERFIRLFGAGCIDCLVADREFIGKEWTGWLNSRRIRYYIRIRQNFWIVKPSTGERIRAWWLFNDLKVGQEKFFHKLFLHKGEYVYLAGSRIKNSDGVPELQILICFNQPEGAILTYKKRWEIETAFRAMKSSGFNIEDTHMRDMERIARLVAMVCMALVWAYLVGEHKDINIKPIRILKHGRKAKSLVKYGLEEIATILLRPAYTPKFDVFKFLSCT, encoded by the coding sequence ATGAAAACTACTAATTCCAAGGGCTTGGTCAAAGTTAACCAAATCCTCCCGATTATGCAAGAGCACTTTGGACAAAGTATGAATCTGGCACACATAAAACTTATGGCGTTGCTGCTCCACGCACTCTGTGTGGTGCAGACAGTCAGCCTCCACAAACTTGCTGATGCGATGCCTACGGCTGTCGACAGGGATTCCAACCTCAGACGTCTCCAAAGATTCTTTGCCAAGTATGTTCTTGACCTTGACATAATAGCCCGTATGATTTTCTCGCTGCTTCCTGTCAAGACCGGTCTTGTGTTGAGCATGGATCGCACCAACTGGAAGTTCGGAGAGTTCAATATCAACATTCTTATGTTGGGCATCACCTATAAAGGTATTGCCTTCCCATTGATATTCAGCCTTCTTCCTAAACGTGGCAACTCCAGCTGGAAAGAACGCAGGAAGATTATGGAACGTTTTATCCGTCTTTTCGGAGCGGGATGCATCGACTGTCTTGTAGCAGACCGCGAGTTCATCGGAAAGGAATGGACAGGATGGCTCAACAGCCGTCGCATACGGTATTATATCAGAATACGTCAGAACTTCTGGATTGTCAAGCCTTCCACCGGTGAGAGAATCCGTGCCTGGTGGCTGTTCAATGATTTGAAGGTCGGTCAGGAGAAATTCTTCCATAAGCTCTTTCTTCACAAAGGCGAGTATGTCTATCTTGCCGGAAGCCGAATCAAAAACTCCGATGGAGTTCCGGAATTGCAGATTCTCATATGCTTCAACCAGCCCGAGGGCGCGATTTTGACATACAAAAAGCGTTGGGAGATAGAAACGGCCTTCAGAGCCATGAAATCTTCCGGCTTCAACATCGAGGACACCCATATGCGTGATATGGAGCGCATCGCGAGACTTGTCGCGATGGTCTGCATGGCTCTTGTATGGGCGTATCTCGTTGGTGAACATAAAGATATAAATATTAAACCGATAAGGATTCTGAAACATGGAA
- a CDS encoding metallophosphoesterase family protein translates to MKILHLSDTHGAHHRLRNLPDADVVVHSGDFCMVGEKREALDFLNWFCDLPYRHKIFICGNHDSCLYGANINGLDENVHYLCNSGIEIDRLKFYGVPMFTEDCISDRQTRNYANIPTDTDVLITHSPAYGILDFDDDINYGSEEILMKLSDLHLKAHLFGHIHRQHGITEQNGTISSNGAIIIDDYSKLNSPNIIEI, encoded by the coding sequence ATGAAAATACTCCATCTTTCCGACACGCACGGCGCGCATCATCGTCTAAGGAATCTGCCGGATGCTGACGTTGTGGTTCATTCGGGCGACTTCTGTATGGTTGGAGAGAAGCGGGAAGCACTAGACTTTCTCAACTGGTTTTGCGACCTGCCGTATCGCCACAAGATATTCATCTGCGGCAACCATGACTCATGCCTGTATGGGGCAAATATCAATGGTCTTGACGAAAATGTCCACTATCTTTGCAATTCTGGCATCGAAATAGACAGATTGAAGTTCTATGGTGTGCCTATGTTTACAGAAGACTGCATCAGCGACAGGCAGACGCGCAATTACGCCAATATCCCGACCGACACCGACGTGCTGATAACACATTCACCGGCATACGGCATACTCGATTTCGACGATGACATCAATTATGGGTCGGAAGAGATACTTATGAAGCTGTCCGACTTGCATCTCAAAGCGCATCTCTTCGGTCATATCCATCGCCAACATGGCATAACCGAACAAAACGGCACCATATCCTCCAACGGAGCGATAATAATCGATGACTATTCAAAACTTAACTCACCTAATATAATAGAGATCTAA
- a CDS encoding DUF6140 family protein — translation MALWRVTVKKCGNANGLKLETGMSVEVSVKTSSDPLKFGDGMDAISDAFSSKYGFDSRKFRSISMQYYLESKKI, via the coding sequence ATGGCACTTTGGAGAGTAACAGTGAAGAAATGCGGTAACGCAAACGGTCTGAAACTTGAAACCGGAATGTCAGTTGAAGTTTCTGTAAAAACCTCATCAGATCCACTAAAGTTTGGAGATGGCATGGATGCTATCTCAGATGCTTTCAGCTCAAAATACGGTTTTGATAGCCGCAAATTCCGCAGCATCAGTATGCAATATTATCTTGAATCAAAGAAAATCTAA